Below is a genomic region from Alphaproteobacteria bacterium.
TGCCGTTGGAACTGATCAGCAATTTGAAAAGCTTTGTACCTTTGCCAAAGTTCCGGAACTTGCCAAAGATCCAAAGTTTGCAACCAATGATGGCCGGGTTCGTCATCGCAAGGAGTTGCTGGATCTCTTAAATAGCATAACGGAGAAACATTCAGCCGAGTATTGGATGACGGGACTCTCAGGTGTAGATGTCCCTTGTGGTCCGGTCAATAATATTGATCAAGCACTCCAGCATCCTCAAGTAGCCGCAAGACACATGATCGAAAAACTTTCACATCCCTATGTGCCAGGCAAGGATGCAGAGGGCTTATCAATGATCGCCAGCCCTCTTCGATTCTCAAAAAGCGTTCTTAAAAATAAAAAATCACCTCCCCCCCTTGGCGAACACACTCAAAATGTACTAAAAGAGATCTTGGACAAGACTGATGAGGAAATTAAAAGCTTAAGAGATGGACGTATTATTTGATTTTGCCCCTTTATTATCACTGATCATAGGATATGCCCTGGGATCGATTCCCTTTGGTTTGTTGCTCACGAAAGTAACTGGACACAAAGATATTAGAACCACTGGCTCTGGTAACATCGGTGCCTCAAATGTCTTGCGGACGAGCAACAAATTTCTGGCTCTTTTGACTCTACTTCTGGACGGTGGCAAGGGAGGTTTAGCTGTTTGGTTATGTCTTTCATTAGGGTTTTCCCCCTTAGCAGCTATGGCCGGAGCTGTGCTTGGACATGTATTCCCTCTTTGGCTAAGCTTTAAAGGCGGAAAAGGTGTTGCCACTTATATAGGGTGCTTGGTATTTTTCCATTGGCCCATTGGCTTATTGGCCTTTGCTACTTGGGTGTTCTTTTTAATAGTGACCAAGTACGCGTCGGTTGCTTCGCTGGTTGCCGTCGCTTTATCTCCTCTGTATCTTTATCTGTTCGGAGAGTCTGCTACTGCTGTTTTTGTCTCTGTCGTCTTGTCAGCCATAGTCTTTTTCAGGCATTCGCAAAACATTTTACGCCTTAGGTCAAAGCAAGAGCCTAAAATATGCCAGAGTAAGGCCTAGATTTTTTAGGGATTTGTTTGCCGTTTTTCCATGGCTTGAATCGTTAAAGCCTATTGCGCCAGCCATGTGCCATCTGTAACCTAAATCAGACAAATGGAGGGTTGCAATGGATACTAGTTCGTCACCCAAAGGTGGGGGGAAGGCCGCCTTATCAGAAAAAACTCAATTAGATTGGCTTCAACTATCACGTACAGAGAACGTTGGGCCCATAACATTCATGCAATTAAAGGCCCATTTTGGGTCGGTTCAGGCGGCCCTAGAAGGGCTTCCAGAAATGGCAGCTCGGGGCGGGAAGAAGACATTGAGACTTTATCCTCGCAAAATAGTGGAACGAGAATTAGCCCAGTTGAAAAAATTGAGAGGGCGGTTGTTGCTCATTGACGATCCTCATTACCCAGCACATTTAGCTTCAATTTCTGATCCTCCACCCGTCCTACGGATTATTGGCAATGTGGAAATGCTGTCCAAAAGATGCTTTGCTGTTGTTGGAGGCCGAAATGCGTCCCTTAATGGGCGGAAATTTGCCCATAAAATGGCTCAAGATATGGGATATTTGGGATGGATTCTTGTGTCGGGACTTGCACGAGGAATCGATACAGCTACCCATCAGGGCGCTCTTGCGTCGGGGACGGTTGCGGTACTTGCAACAGGATTGGATCGTTATTATCCGCCAGAAAACAAGCACATACAAAAGGAAATTGAAGAAAAGGGAGTTGTTATTTCAGAGGTGCCTATCGGGACGCCTCCTCAAGCTCAACAATTCCCCAGGAGGAATCGTATGATCTCTGGCCTTTCCCATGGAGTCATCGTTTTGGAAGCAGCCATGAGATCGGGCTCCTTAATCACCGCACGATTTGCCCTTGAACAGGGACGAGATGTTTTTGCGGTTCCAGGATCTCCTTCCGATGGGCGGTGTGAAGGATCTAATGACCTTATTCGACAAGGAGGCAATGTCCTGACGTCTGTGGAAGATATCATTAATATGTATCCTGACGAAAAAGAGAGTCCAACTTCCATCAAGGAAATGCAAAAACCAAGCTATCCGCCACCTCCAGCACTTTCTTCTCGAGAACGAAGCAAAGCCCATCAGATGCTCTTGGGAAATATGAGTTCTTCACCCATTGGGGTTGACGAGTTGACGAGAGCCTGTCATTTATCTGCGAGTGAAGTTTCTGCAAGTCTTTTGGAATTAGAGCTTGCAGGGCGGGTTACCCGACCTTCGGGGAGTCATGTTTCACGCTTAAACTAGCGTGTAAATGTAGAGCTCAGAGAGCGCATAAATTAGATACGTTAAAAAGCGTATAAGGTAAGATAAGTGTAAAAGATGAAAGTAGTTGTCGTTGAGTCCCCTTCTAAAGCCAAGACCCTTAATAAGTATTTGGGTAGTGACTATAAAGTACTGGCCAGTTATGGACATGTGAGAGATCTACCCTCCAAGGACGGATCTGTTAATCCTGAGGATAATTTCTCTATGAACTGGGAAGTTTCCAAGGGATCTGACAAACATATTAAAGATATTGCCACTGCGACAAAGGGTGCCGATGCATTGTACCTGGCCACTGATCCGGATCGCGAAGGAGAGGCTATTTCATGGCATGTTAAAGAGCTGCTTGAGAAGAAGAAACTTTTAAAGGGAATTGAGGTTAAGCGCATCGTCTTTAACGAAGTGACAAAACGAGCCGTGCTGGAAGCCTTTGATCATCCAAGAGAACTGGATGAAGATTTGGTTCAAGCCTATTTGGCTCGGCGCGCTCTAGATTATCTGGTGGGTTTCAGTGTTTCCCCTGTTTTGTGGCGTAAGTTGCCAGGAAGTCGCTCTGCTGGCCGTGTCCAGTCTGTGGCGCTCCGATTGGTGACTGTGCGGGAAAGTGAGATAGAGGCCTTT
It encodes:
- the plsY gene encoding glycerol-3-phosphate 1-O-acyltransferase PlsY, producing MDVLFDFAPLLSLIIGYALGSIPFGLLLTKVTGHKDIRTTGSGNIGASNVLRTSNKFLALLTLLLDGGKGGLAVWLCLSLGFSPLAAMAGAVLGHVFPLWLSFKGGKGVATYIGCLVFFHWPIGLLAFATWVFFLIVTKYASVASLVAVALSPLYLYLFGESATAVFVSVVLSAIVFFRHSQNILRLRSKQEPKICQSKA
- the dprA gene encoding DNA-protecting protein DprA; amino-acid sequence: MDTSSSPKGGGKAALSEKTQLDWLQLSRTENVGPITFMQLKAHFGSVQAALEGLPEMAARGGKKTLRLYPRKIVERELAQLKKLRGRLLLIDDPHYPAHLASISDPPPVLRIIGNVEMLSKRCFAVVGGRNASLNGRKFAHKMAQDMGYLGWILVSGLARGIDTATHQGALASGTVAVLATGLDRYYPPENKHIQKEIEEKGVVISEVPIGTPPQAQQFPRRNRMISGLSHGVIVLEAAMRSGSLITARFALEQGRDVFAVPGSPSDGRCEGSNDLIRQGGNVLTSVEDIINMYPDEKESPTSIKEMQKPSYPPPPALSSRERSKAHQMLLGNMSSSPIGVDELTRACHLSASEVSASLLELELAGRVTRPSGSHVSRLN